A window of Methylocaldum szegediense genomic DNA:
GGTACTGCCCATGGCGATGGTCCTGACAACACCGTCGCCGAGTTGCTGCTGAACCTCAAGCACCAAGTTTTTCTCGTCGACTGTCAGTGCATCGTATACTTTGGGAAGGGCTTCCCGCGGGAACTCCACGTCAACCACGGCGCCGATGATCTGTACGATTTTGCCCGAACTCATGACTGTCCTCGTAAAACTTCTTGCGTTTATCTGTTAGGGATTCGCTTACACAGCAGCCGCGCCGCCGACGATTTCCGCGATTTCCTGGGTGATGGCCGCCTGCCTCGCCTTGTTGTAGATCAGCTGCAACTCTTTGATGAGTTTTCCGGCATTGTCGGACGCGCTTTTCATCGCGACCATTCGCGCCGCCTGCTCGCACGCATTGTTCTCGACTAAGCCTTGGAAGACGATCGATTCCACATAGCGAATCAACAACTGATCAAGCACTTCTTTGGCATCGGGCTCGTAGATGTAATCCCAGTGTTTTCTTTCCGCTTCGCTGATTTCCTCCGGCCGAATGGGAAGCAGCTGGATGAACCGCGGCTTTTGCGTCATCGTGTTGACGAATTCGTTATAAAACACGTACAGCTCATCGATCGTCCCATTCGAATATTCGTCGATCATCGTCTTGATGACGCCGATGATGTCATGCAAGTGGGGGCGGTCGCCGAGTCTCGTGACCTGAGCGATCACATTGGCACCGATCGAGCTGAAAAATACGCTACCCTTTTGCCCGATGGTGCTGAGTACGACCGGCTTTCCTTCCGCATCCCACCCGCGCATCTGCCGCAAGGCCAATCGGAACAAATTGGCATTCAGGCCGCCACAGAGCCCTCTATCCGACGAAATCAGTATCGCTCCAATTCGATTTACCGGGCGTTGGACCGTGAACGGGTGCTTGTATTCCGGGTTCGCCTCCGCCAAATGCTTGATGATTTGGGCGATTTTCCGGGAATAAGGACGTGTTGCCTGCATCCTATCCTGCGTCTTCCTCATCTTGCTCGCTGCCACCATTTCCATGGCCCGCGTGATCTTCTGAGTATTCTTGATACTCGTGATCTTCAGACGGATTTCTTTTCCGACGGCCATCAATCGTTCCCTACCACGTGTGGGTTTCTTTGTACTTCGTCACCGCAGCATGCAGCGCCGCCTGAATTTCGTCGTTGTAATCCCCGGTTGCGTTGATCTTTTCCATAAGATCCGCGTGTTCCGACTTCATGTAATTTTGCAGACCGTCTTCGAAGTCCTTTACTTTGTTGACCGGAACGTCGTCCAAGAAGCCTTCGTTGGCTGCGAACAGGGATACCGCGGTCTGCGCGACGCTAAACGGCGAATATTGGCTTTGTTTCATGATTTCGGTCACGCGCTGACCACGCTCGATCTGTTTACGCGTAGCCTCATCCAAATCCGAAGCAAACTGCGCGAAAGCGGCCAACTCACGGAACTGGGCCAAATCGAGACGGACACCGCCGCCCAACTTCTTGATGATTTTCGTCTGCGCTGCACCACCGACACGCGATACCGAAAGACCCGCATTTACAGCCGGACGAACACCCGCGTTGAACAAATTAGTCTCGAGATAAATCTGACCGTCCGTGATCGAGATCACATTGGTGGGAACGAACGCCGATACGTCGCCCGCCTGGGTTTCGATGATAGGCAAGGCGGTCAGCGAACCTGTCTTTCCTTTCACCTTCCCACCGGTCAGCTTCTCGACTTCGGCCGCGTTGATTCGGGCGGCGCGTTCCAACAAGCGCGAGTGCAGATAAAAAATGTCACCTGGATAGGCTTCGCGGCCCGGCGGGCGGCGCAGCAACAACGAAATTTGCCGGTATGCCCAAGCCTGCTTGGTCAAATCGTCGTAGATGATCAGCGCGTCTTCGCCCCGATCCCGGAAATACTCGCCCATGGCACATCCGGCGTACGGCGCGATGAATTGCAGCGCCGCGGACTCCGAGGCCGAAGCGGCAACCACGATGGTGTGGGCCATCGCACCGTGCTCTTCGAGTTTGCGCACTACGTTGGCGATCGAAGACTGCTTTTGGCCGATGGCGACATAGATACATTTAACGCCGGTGCCTTTTTGATTGATGATGGTGTCGATCGCGATGGCGGTTTTCCCGGTCTGACGGTCGCCGATGATCAATTCGCGCTGGCCGCGGCCGATCGGAATCATGGAATCGATGGCCTTGAGTCCGGTTTGGAGCGGTTGGCTGACCGACTGTCTGGCGATCACGCCCGGTGCGATCTTTTCGATAGGGGA
This region includes:
- the atpG gene encoding F0F1 ATP synthase subunit gamma, which produces MAVGKEIRLKITSIKNTQKITRAMEMVAASKMRKTQDRMQATRPYSRKIAQIIKHLAEANPEYKHPFTVQRPVNRIGAILISSDRGLCGGLNANLFRLALRQMRGWDAEGKPVVLSTIGQKGSVFFSSIGANVIAQVTRLGDRPHLHDIIGVIKTMIDEYSNGTIDELYVFYNEFVNTMTQKPRFIQLLPIRPEEISEAERKHWDYIYEPDAKEVLDQLLIRYVESIVFQGLVENNACEQAARMVAMKSASDNAGKLIKELQLIYNKARQAAITQEIAEIVGGAAAV
- the atpA gene encoding F0F1 ATP synthase subunit alpha is translated as MQLNPSEISELIKKRIEQFDIGAEARTEGTIVSVTDGIVRIHGLTEVMQGEMIEFKDNTFGVALNLERDSVGAVVLGSYEHLAEGDTAKCTGRILDVPVGEALLGRVVDALGRPIDGKGPIEAQERSPIEKIAPGVIARQSVSQPLQTGLKAIDSMIPIGRGQRELIIGDRQTGKTAIAIDTIINQKGTGVKCIYVAIGQKQSSIANVVRKLEEHGAMAHTIVVAASASESAALQFIAPYAGCAMGEYFRDRGEDALIIYDDLTKQAWAYRQISLLLRRPPGREAYPGDIFYLHSRLLERAARINAAEVEKLTGGKVKGKTGSLTALPIIETQAGDVSAFVPTNVISITDGQIYLETNLFNAGVRPAVNAGLSVSRVGGAAQTKIIKKLGGGVRLDLAQFRELAAFAQFASDLDEATRKQIERGQRVTEIMKQSQYSPFSVAQTAVSLFAANEGFLDDVPVNKVKDFEDGLQNYMKSEHADLMEKINATGDYNDEIQAALHAAVTKYKETHTW